TATTTCCAAGGCTGTGATTAGTCTAGATATAGCTTCAGTCTGCAGACCACAATCTATCAAGTGAGTCTAGCCCAGCGAGGAGGCAGGCCCCAAACCAATTAACTCCCATGATAATTGTGTTGTATGCATCGCTTAATTTTCTATGTTAATTACTACCACCAATAAACTAAACAGTTACATGCATATATTCATCAATTGCATTTCTTGACTCGACCTTTCCTTTCATCTACCCTTTCACCTCACTATTTATATGCCTGATCTCCACAATGGCATGTCTTAGCCATCGTATAGGATCAAAACATATTCTTTGTGATACCAGTGGATGCAATGGCTGTGATCTCTTCAAATTACTGATGGTTTTCTTGATGTATTATGCTGTCAATGCCATGCTACAGTCATTTCTTCATGGTAATTTGGTTTGTGGTGTGTTCCTTTCCTCGGCctacaatttaaattattttttttattttactcatAAATATTCACGTTgctattttctttctttctcatgTGTTCTTTGTTGATTGGTTTTTGCTCACCGTGATCTGAAGTTCTTCAGTTTTTCTACTGCTTATATGGATATTGATCCTGTTGATATTGCTTCATGGCAATGAGCAACTAAGCTCCCTATACGACCACTATTTTTTCTATGATATTCATTCATACAGCAATGATTCTTTAAGTTTATTATCGGGTATTAATTAAAGTTTACTTGCAATTTTATAGCAGGCCTATATCTTTGTTAGCATCGGAATGATGCGTGTCAGCCTAAGTTCATTAGCATGGATGAATGAACAATCTTCCTTTCCAACGACCTGGCTCAGTTGAAGCAAGCATCAGAAAATGCGTAACTCCATCTTGCTATTAATTATTGAATTTTTTGTAAGTTTTTTAATAGTTGCAAGGTGTATTTAAATAACAACAATCAAGTGTACCTGGCGCTTGAAGTATGTATAAATTTAGATAGTACAAATGTAGGTATACAACTGACTAGATATATGTTGTGCCTAAAGTTTTCTTTTATCATATAAAAGTatcgcagcaacgcgcggggtactCATTCCAATTTTCCCTTAAATAAATGATCCATTCATGCCAAAatcgatgtgataaaaaaaatttaactggGCCGGGCTGAGATCTACAACAACCGGACGGGCCAAGAGTCCATGACAAAATTTCCACTTGGAAGTGGAGACTCAAGCGGCCCAATACATACATTACACCGTCTCTTCCAAATTTTTCTAGCTACGAGTAGCTGTTAGCTGCTATGCTGTACGTACGAACATTCATGGACACGAAGCTACTAGGTGTACGGTCACAAGGACAGGTCCAAGCTGACGACGCTGCTAAGCATGGCCGGAGTACTCCGCCGCGAGCAGCCACCGGCGACGAggctcgtcgtcgacgacggcgacgagatcagccagttgctgctgctgccttcgCTGCAGCAGtatgcgccggcgccgccgctgctccggcaACTGAGCCCCGAGTCCAGCGTCAGTGACAGCGagagctcgtcgccgtcgccgtcacgctcctcctcctctgccgccgccgtcgtacgCCTGGCCTTCCTCCCGTGCCTGATCGCGCCGTTCTCCGGTGGTGGCGTCGCCTTGTGCTCCTGCAGAAATTGCACTTAATTTGAGTGATTGAGTCTAGCTAGGAGAGGAAGATATGCTGCAGTGACCAAACGATAAACAAGAGAAACATCCGGGGGTTTTCTGGCTAGCTGCATAAGGTGGTGAGCTAGATGACTTGAActcgaagcctcaccccttctaattatttaatattaattatttaatattagattATTCTCTAATATTCGTGTCTTTACCaaacgacaaaaaaaaaatgcacacacAAACACTTTTTCAGTGATGAGCTAgctatatacttcctccattttaatttataagatgttttgactttagttaaagtcaaactgttttaagtttgtagaaaaaataataacattttcaacccaatttcaacccaagataaatttattatgaaaatatattcaattattgatttgatgaaattaatttagtattatcaatattactatatttgtctataaacttagttaaatttaaaacattttgaactgaaatggagggagtagctgtaAATATACCTCGCGAGAGCCACGCcttgtcgtcgtcgccatcacgACGAGGCCCAGCAGCCTTGGCGGGTCGTCGTGTCCGGCACCGTCTGCGGCGGCAGGTGGTGCGCCGTGCGCCATGGGCGTGTAGTAGGAGTAGTAGGCAGCTGGGACAGGGAGGCCGGAGGACACGTCCCTCTCACATATTCCTTGGCTTCTGAGAAAGCCTGTTTGGGTGCTCGCCTCTGCTCGTCTCGTCTCCATCTCATTTGGCCTGCATTGGTGCAAACgaaattatttttcttataGTACTATTCTAGTATGAGGTTACACTGCACAGTGTTTAAGATGATATCTCGAATTAATATCACAGCTGAATAATCTGGTAATGTTGCTATTCATTGGGACGGTGGGACCCTGCGGTCTTCAGTTAACTGAAAACGTGTAAAACACCagtcaattttatttttgacgGTTAGGATTGCTCTAAAACTCGTGCTACATCCTATAAGCCTTATCCATCTCTCTTCTTTCACTTTCTCCCCCATTCATCCATCATCGCTGCAGTTACCGTTCTACCCCACTTCACCGTCTGGGTTCCACCACCCTCCGCCGAGGTTCGTTGGCCGCTCCCCACCCCACCTCCTCCCTTTGTCTTCGCCGGATCACACCGTTACTATTATCTTCTTTCTTAAGTCCGGTGTTGGTTCTCTCACGCTGCCTCTCCTCCACCGTCCCTAACCATTTTGTTTGTCTGTCATCCCCCTAAGCACCCAAATCCTCCACTTTTCTCCTCCCTCACCTCCACCCACATAACAACCAAACTACTGGAGTACTTGTCTAAATACATAGCTAGGagttgttactccctccgtcccagtaTATTTGACATTTTACTTCCTGTCCATTGTCCCACAATGCTTGACGTTTTAGCAAGGAGCATAGATGTGGGACCGGCGCAGCAAGGTACGATTCAAATTTTACTAACCGGGTTATCAGGAACAGCAGCTCATCCATGATTCCAACGTGGCAGGAACAACAGATCGATGTATTCTTGGTTTGAAATGACTACTCATTATGGTTATTCGAAGTAACTAGTACTCCAGTTAGAGCTATATGGTAATTTTCACCTAAGCTTAATTTGGCTCAACTATGCTAGAACGTCCAGTATACTAGGACAGAGTGagtatatattttagaacgatATAGTACCATCCTAGAAAGTGTTTATTATACATGAATCACTTTAGCCTCCACCATTTGGCCCAACATAACTTTGTTTCTATCCTTTTATGTACCTCCAGTTAGTCCGCAAATAGATGAGTTTTGTTCCTGTACTCCTTTCGAACCCTGTCAATACTGGAGTATATTTTTCACCAATTCCACACGTACCAATATAAAACACAAAATATAATACCCCCACTTTATCAAATCCTAATATAATTATTCCTCTCTTTACTCCTAGTACATTTATACCCTACTTTCCCAAACTGTGATGTATTGGTTACTcagaaataaacttattttgggacaaatgggAAGGGCTAAGAATAAACTTTTCATGGGATGGAGATAGTAGGAATTATATACCATAGGAGTACACGTGAAGTTTCTCAAAGCTAGCTCACTTTCTAATTCTAGGCATGCATGCAGAGATTATCATGCTATACTCCTACATTCAACATAGTCCTAGCATGGAGTAGTATTGTCAAGTAGGCTAGGTAGGAATATCTGATACACTGAACACTACCAAGTCAGCAGCTCAGCATGCAAAAGGAATGAAAAGTTCTGCAGTGTCACAATAGGTGATGTACTGTAGTCATCATGTGAGAGAGCCAAGCTGAAAGAATGGTTCCTGATGTGACTGGTGAGCCATATGGATATTAGCAAGGCATGCATTGATACATGGATATCAGAATGTAAAGGAAAAGGGCGGAAACTGTTTTAATCCCtggaggggatatcccctcgtttttttgtatgtcacttaaatggtaataaaaaatttgaaaaaaattaggaaggtgtattaacatgtaatataacactccacaaacatacaagttcaaattcaacttctacatttcgtaacgaaaaaaacaaattgaaccgcagctagttaacgtatattcagagtcaaatttgtttttttcgttgcgagatatagaagttgaatttttacttgcatatttgtggagtgatatatcacatattaatacatattcttaaattttttcaaatttttttatatccatttgagtgacatgcaaacaGGGATCAAAATCCTCTTCCGGAAAAgggccaaaaaagaaaaaaaggcagTGACCTTTGCAGCtgttgctgctggtggtggtggtgtagcAGCAGCAGTGAGCCCTTTGCATGTTTTGATGAGGAGTGGCATCTGCAATAGGGTCCATTGCACTCATGATGATGATCCTGCAGCTGCATATCTGTCCAAATTTGCATGCCTCCTGCAAATGTTTGCTCCTGATCATCCATCTGCTGAATGCCTGCTCACAAGATTATCAAAAAACATTTTCATTCATAGTACTCCTAGGTGAAAGTGTGCATGCATGAAGAATAGGAGTAAGTACTACCACAAACTTTTGTAGCATTCCTTTGCTATTTGGAAGCTTTTTTCTGTAGGACACagaatatacatacatatgcaTGGTTGTTAAACAGTGTGCCAAACAATTAGGCAAGCACAACTATCTGAAACATACTTATTGTTCTTTGAAATAATGTTGTACTACCTCCATGTATTGTGCATGGAAGAAGTGTGCATAATTATGAGCTTATGATTATTAGCATCATCAGTAGAAAGGAATATATGAGTTTTTTCTTTGATAATGCTTGCATTAATAGGGTAcatagttactccctccgtataagAATATAGTAATCCAGTGTTTGATTAGACACATCcacctgtccagattcgtagtaataTAACACATCTAATCTAGTactaagttattatattttaaatagaTGGATTATCTCACAGTACAATAATGTCTATCTAGGATACAGTCCTACGTATGTCTAACTGCAGGTCCATTACATGAAACACAAGATTAGACTTGTTAATTAATACACTGGACTGTAGGAGTACCTTGCATACCTAGGTCATCATTCCTCATGTTTCTGTACATCTGCTTTGAACATAATAACATCATTAACTACTGATATACCAAGAGCATCTTAGAAAAATAAGAGACTCAATACCCAATGAAACATATATTTTACCAAGAACAATACATATACTGTAAGAAACTGAAGAAAATATATAGTACGCACACAAACCTGCAGATGGCTTTTGACATGAGATATAGTGAGTCCTCCCACTCCCATCAGCTGAAGAACTCGCTTAGGTGTAGCCTCTGAATCAATCACGTAGGATCGATATACAAATGCACATTGCAAAGCACACAAACTACTAGTTAATTAACAATCAACCATAGTATTAATCACTACCTGAACgacagaaagaaaagaaagagaagtgACAGCAAAACACATATATACTCCTAGATCAGAACAAGAAGAGACTGAATGTCTGAAGAACGTACTGTGCTGGCCTCCAAGCTTGTGAATGGCATGAACAAAGCAGTGATGGAGATCAGGCGTCCATCTCAGGCGAGGCACCTTCGATCTGTTGTACTGCCTCACTCCTTCgatcctctccctcctcaccaTTGTCCCTCTCACCATGGCCATCTCAAGATCAccaaccaatatatatatatatatataacctgTGTTTCAGTCTTCAGTGTTCTTCAGTTCTTCAGAgaaatagagagagaaagatgcACACGCATGCACACACACCTTGTCAACTCTTGAGAGAGAGACATATAGGACTGAACTTATATATGGCTGCATCCAAACACTCGACAAAACAAGGAGGTGCTCAATAAATGGACTGTTGATCTTGTTCTTCGCAGGGcgtagggagagagagagagagagggcagcAAGAGACAAAAGGTTGGAGACAAAAGAGCTTGTTCAGGCGTCTTCAGATGTGATCATGCCATTTGCCGCAGGAGGGATAATTATGAAATCGGGGCAGAAGTGTTGACCCCAAGAAGGGGAGAAGAGGACATGAGGAAAGGGAGGAAGCATGCCAAGCATCTGCACTGCCCTGACAGTACACCCACCTGGACTGTCCTCCACATTGCAAGTGTGTGTAGTAATAGGGGATTTACTCTGACATTTTGCTCAACAGAACTCCATATGAACAATTGTTCCAGCATTATATGAATCTTAATTTCGACCGTTTCCCTCTTCGGAGGCGTTGATCGTGGTgtattctatttttttccttaatgTAAAAACCTAGTCTCGGTTTGTTGGTAGTGGTAGGCATTGATAACATATTTGATGTTGTGTCCTTGTTAAGGGCTTCATCTAAAAGATTCTGATCCGAACTATGCCTTTAGCTCGTTAAAGTTAACAAGCCGAGCTGCAAAAATGAGCCAAGGATTAACAAGgcgagctagctcgttatccACCTCATCGGGCAGTTGTGCTGTTTTCTCCATGGAGGTTTTTACCAGTTTTCTACAATTAACAGTATAGTTATAAAAGGGCCTGGTTTCCCTTGATAAATTGGCCAACTTTCTTCTTCTATAATGAAAAAAATCATGAACTCCTGCCTCTTTTCAGAGGTTTTCTTGAAAGAAAAAATGAATCTTTCAAAAGAAGGTGATACTGAATTGACATCAAAGTGAAACTGATGCAAACTAAGCTTCATGCTCCAATATTGGAGTAAGCACTGAAGAAACTGAATCATGTTCAGTCAAACCAAGAATGGAGAAAtctgaaaaacaaaaattaaggAGAGGTGCTGATGTTGTCACCCCCCAAATGAGGGTAAAAAAATGGATCAGCTGTACAATGAGAACGGCAAACAGTCGAGGTGGGGGTGGTTGGCTGCTTGTGAAAAATTCCTTTTGCATGCTCTAGCTGGCCTGACTCACTGCAGAATTTTTGCAGATCTCACTCAAGGCACAGTAGAGGCGCCTCTGTAGAGTTTGAAAAATGTTTGGTCTCTTCaacctagctaagctagcttggGTATCAAAGAATCCACCGGCCTCCTGCAAAGACAGGCAAAGCCACTGTATGTTCATAGCATTTCTGATGCAGCTAAGCTATGGTTCTCATCGATTACCCATATTCTCTAGTAAGTTAAAAcgatttattagaaaataaaaaataatttgtagctaattcttttatatatgaaatagaaactatgttaaaaatatcttacaaccaaatttaaaattaagttcgaaaattttaaattttggctttgaCTTTGGTTTATTAGGGCTAGGGCTGGAGTACCTCTCATGGTCATCCATCAGTCGATCGATCTTGCAACGACATGGTACCGGATGTCTGTTTGGAATTAAATCTTGCGCAGCATGTTCACAGCAACGTTACACTTGCAGCATTGAATACTATTTCGTTTCCAGTCTGAAAAAGTtgttgctcgatcgatcgatcgatcgccgagCACAGAGAAAtgcaaaaaggaaaaggaatatCACCAAGCTCTGATCAAAATTGCAGTAAACAAAAGTCGAGTAGTAGCACTAGTGAATTTTGCGTGGTTGATACATAAGCAGTGGCAGAGGCAGCACGAGTTGGCATTGGCCGGACATAAACTCCGATCGCTTTGCTTgctagcagcagcaggaggaggaggaggaggaggcagagacAGAGGCGGCAGTCAGGCACAGCACCAGTCTCATCATGGCGTGCAGTGCAGGGCCAAAACCAAGCGGATCACACGGCGCATCATGGCCTCTGCAAGCTGCCACACCCCTGCGATTCTCTATGAcacgcaccaccaccaccacccttgTCGCTCTGTCACTTGTTTTGTAAGGCCGATTTTAGATCATTTAGCGAATTGCCGTCATGGAATATCTACTTGATTAATTATAAGAGATTTactccggtcaaaaaaaaatcttatcgCTATTAAATGTTTcggatcgttggatctaactgAGCAGGATGAACATTATTAAATTCAACGATTAGAAACAATTTAGTATCTTGAGATACCGATACCTCGACATACTTTGTTGTTGGACCGAAGCAAATATCTAATTATAAAgacaaattacatattttaaGAACTTAAAATCAGTGGTATAAGTACTAGCATGCTATATTGTGGAGCGGAGGTAATACTTATTTATTCCTTATACTAATTTATCTTTTCGCCTTCCACCTTTTGCATCATGTTATGCCATTTTGCCACTTCCGTAATGTTTATAAAATGTAACataattatttatattattagaCAGAGGGAGggcacaaattttgacaatttgaccctttgtaaaaactaattttacaaatgaaatgcggccaaaacttatttcaaaaatgaccCTTTTGTTCAGCGCCAAATTGTATGGCGCTgaatttagacacctcagcgccacgtcaactgGCACTGAATGCCGTGCCACCGTGGATAGGAGGCTGAGTCGGTGAGCCAACGTGCATTCAGCGCCGTGCTATTTAACGCTGAAGTGTCTAAATTCAACGCCATACGATTTGGCGCTGAACAAAAAagtcatttttgaaataagttttggccacggtttatttgtaaaattagtttttataaaaagtcaaattgtcaaaaatttgtggagggagggagtatagaTTACTTGACGCAATCTACTATACCACGAAAAACAAGATTTTCTTTAACTGCCTTTTCAATGCTGCTACGTACTCCACTCTCTGCTAGTACTAATCTCTGCCGGTTTGGACGCCGGTTTCGCAACAGTTTTGACGCAGTTTCAGAGCATGCAATGCGATGGCATGCGATGCAAGCATGGAGATCGCTTCAGCAGTTCAGCTAAGCCATGTGAGAGCCGGCTGCAGCCGAGCTGACGACGAGAGAGAGCCGAACAACAACCATACATACTCTAGTCCAAATGGTCGACATGATTGCGCGGCGCGGGGAAGAAGGGGATGATCATTAGTAATTCAGAAGACCAAAACGCTGTTCTTCTGCGTCGTCGCTGATGATCTGAATTTCTGAATATCTGATCAATGCTGTTTGTCTGTCGTCTGTTCGCCTGCGTCTCCCGTCTCCGCTGCCGGCGGTGGTGGTAAATGAAAGCCGGAGCCATCGGAGAGcgctctcgatcgatcgatcggctggTCGGAGCTGAGGACGAAGACGTTTTACTTCGTCATCGATGGCTTCGCTTCATGCCAATATCGATCGTCGATGCCCGATATGCTGccatgccatgcatgcatgacaccATATGCAATGCGCAGAGTCTGTCTAAGAGACCATTGTTTCATCATCCGCTGAACAGTTTTGAGATCTGCAGTATAAGAACATGAGTTCTTGGCTGGTGCCCGTCGTTTTCGTTGGAGCATGTTGGTTGTTCGTACAAGTTCAAGGCTTTTCACAATGCTACCACAATGATGGTTatggaaaataaattatatgtaTGGCAGGACTAACTACGATTAATTGATATCATATCTTAAGACTCCTTTGAAACGCAGAAATTCAAAAATTAGTTTGTTTCCTACGAAATTCCTCTAAAATGCCTCCATGCCAAAAGGGGACGTAATTTCTCGAGTTATGTCAACCTTACAATTCCTATCGTCGAACCATATACCCTCCAATATATTAATCCTCAACTCAAATCCTGTCATTTTCTCTATCGTATCTGTTAGGTATCTGTCAGGGATACGGacaagagcaattttacggttcttgaggaggtatcatgaggtaccactttttctattttaaatttggtacctaggtactaggaggtatcaaattttacactaaatttttagaAGGCAAACCTCCTATCCTTGAGGTTGTGAGATATAGGAATACGGTATACTCTCAAGTATATGGGAATGTTACATCTAGATTAGGGAAATCGACTGATCTATAAGGAATTCGTCTCCCTGAATAGAAAGTGTTAGAGTCCTATTCAGAGGAGATAAGGGTTTCTTCGATATCGTGCAAGGACAGGTATCTccaagttctacttggagaccaagATGATCTgtggtataaatacaaggcccttGGAGGGGGTAAAGCATAGAATTCAGCGCAAGATACCCACCATGGCAGAAGCAATCCAGAGGACTCGAAGTCAACTCGCCGATAGAtcccgtcgagccgttctcgacAAAGATCTCGTTGGTAATTTCAGGATTATGTTGTTCTCTATTGCACTCTCTGTGGTTTTCTTCATAATCCCATATAAGCTGGATTAGGGATATtacctgaaccagtataatctttgtttcCTATGTGATTGATGTCGTAtcgtgtagatcctcgtaccagcgtaccccaatacccttaGAATACGGTCCGCGGGTATCACCCGTTGATAATATCATTCTTGAGGGTCCACGTGCCAGTAACTCAACAACACCTAATATTATGGTAGAGGATACACGTCCTTTAATctatattaatctttttttttaaaaaaaaaagtccaaatacCCTTCTAAAGTTTGATTGGCAGTCCATCTACCACTCTTAACTTTGAAACTGGATATCTAACCTCCAAAAATTTCCACCTAAATATTTCTTTTTACTCCCTTGTTTGCTCTCATTTACAAATGAATACCAACATAATAGTAGTATGACATCactataaaaacataaattGAGAACCAAGGATTAACGATATATAAATATGTTGTATTCGTTTTTTTAAAACCACTCTTTTAAACATCGAAATATGCAAAACCACCGTCTAAAATCACCTCATGTGTAATATAAATTAGTTCGGCAAAGTTTAGGGGGTTTGGTCTCTGGTTTTAAAGTTTAAAGTGGtagatggtttttttttctctatataaTTTAGTACTAGGCGTGTTATTTTGTTGTGCTAGTGTGTTATCTGAATGAAGATATCAGAAAAGAACGAAAGCAAAGTAGCAGCACCGACACCATCTCTGCAAATTCCAACCGTTATTTTTGCAAGTAGCACTAATACATCAATCATGCTGATTCATCAGATTGACGATTTTTATTGAGAAACATGCATGTATGATGTATCCTTGATGGCTAGAATGGCTTGGATGGGAGGTTCTGATTGGCCAGGAAGTACTTGAACAGCTCAAGCGCTTGCTCTGGCATGATGGATGGCACCATGTGGCCGGCTCCTCTCACCGTGACAAATGTCAGTCCGTCGAACACCACACTCCACCCACCAACCTGCAAACGGCACACGACAATCAAAATCAGCCAGACCAATTggtctaagggtgtgtttacttcacgctaaaattggaagtttggttgaaattggaataatgtgatggaaaagttgaaagtttgtgtgtgtaggaaagttttgatgtgatggaaaagttggaagtttgaagaaaaattttgcaactaaacacgggCTAAGCAGGCaaatattagtatatatttaGGAGTAATGTGCAGCATTGGATAATGTTGTTTAGTTCAGCATAACTTTTCTGAACTTGTTCAGCTTCTGAATTAGTATGCACGGTACCTGCTTGTGATGGAACCATGGCGACCAGTCCTCTTTGATGGGCAGGCCAAGCTTTTTCAGCGTGTACCTGGTTGAGGTTGTAGGGATTCTTGCGTCCGTGTCGCCGCTGCTCATCATCCCAAAACAACAGTAGAAAAATCATGGTGAATTTGGATGGATGTCAGTAACTTCTTCAGAAATGGACCGATGACATCGATCATGATGAACAAAGAGCAGAGTAATCAGAATCACATGTTTGACTTGGCAGATCAATGTTAAGAGTTCCCCTAGTACTTAGAATGTTCATGGCCATTACAGGAATAACATTTCTTGATGACAGAAacttcacctgtaaatccataTCCGGAGCCCTGATTGAGTGAGTTTCTTGACGATTGGAAGGACAGTCATGTCAGA
Above is a window of Oryza sativa Japonica Group chromosome 10, ASM3414082v1 DNA encoding:
- the LOC112936623 gene encoding myb family transcription factor MOF1-like isoform X2, encoding MAMVRGTMVRRERIEGVRQYNRSKVPRLRWTPDLHHCFVHAIHKLGGQHKATPKRVLQLMGVGGLTISHVKSHLQMYRNMRNDDLGIQQMDDQEQTFAGGMQIWTDMQLQDHHHECNGPYCRCHSSSKHAKGSLLLLHHHHQQQQLQRPNEMETRRAEASTQTGFLRSQGICERDVSSGLPVPAAYYSYYTPMAHGAPPAAADGAGHDDPPRLLGLVVMATTTRRGSREEHKATPPPENGAIRHGRKARRTTAAAEEEERDGDGDELSLSLTLDSGLSCRSSGGAGAYCCSEGSSSNWLISSPSSTTSLVAGGCSRRSTPAMLSSVVSLDLSL
- the LOC112936623 gene encoding uncharacterized protein isoform X1 — its product is MAMVRGTMVRRERIEGVRQYNRSKVPRLRWTPDLHHCFVHAIHKLGGQHKATPKRVLQLMGVGGLTISHVKSHLQMYRNMRNDDLGMQGIQQMDDQEQTFAGGMQIWTDMQLQDHHHECNGPYCRCHSSSKHAKGSLLLLHHHHQQQQLQRPNEMETRRAEASTQTGFLRSQGICERDVSSGLPVPAAYYSYYTPMAHGAPPAAADGAGHDDPPRLLGLVVMATTTRRGSREEHKATPPPENGAIRHGRKARRTTAAAEEEERDGDGDELSLSLTLDSGLSCRSSGGAGAYCCSEGSSSNWLISSPSSTTSLVAGGCSRRSTPAMLSSVVSLDLSL